The following coding sequences are from one Aeromicrobium duanguangcaii window:
- a CDS encoding DUF4439 domain-containing protein — MSTETELRLTERWLALEHEAIWVLALVGARFPDLADTARQDLAAHRTTRDRLSGVVESLGGRPAGPRPSYAVTDPRDAAAARALVQDVESRIAAACVRLVAVTEDKARDRAVRGLRTAALGQVRWGAEPEPFPGLD; from the coding sequence ATGAGCACCGAGACCGAGCTGCGCCTCACCGAGCGCTGGCTGGCCCTCGAGCACGAGGCGATCTGGGTGCTGGCGCTCGTGGGCGCCCGCTTCCCCGACCTGGCCGACACCGCACGCCAGGACCTGGCGGCGCACCGGACCACCCGGGATCGGCTCAGTGGCGTCGTCGAGTCGCTCGGCGGCCGCCCGGCGGGCCCGCGACCCTCCTACGCGGTGACCGATCCGCGGGACGCCGCCGCCGCACGGGCCCTGGTGCAGGACGTCGAGTCGCGCATCGCCGCCGCCTGCGTCCGGTTGGTGGCCGTCACCGAGGACAAGGCACGCGACCGCGCGGTCCGCGGCCTGCGCACCGCAGCGCTGGGCCAGGTCCGCTGGGGCGCCGAGCCCGAGCCGTTCCCAGGCCTCGACTGA
- a CDS encoding DoxX family protein, translating to MPRRTDLALVVVPFAVSGVVHLVRPQTFERIVPRFLPRHRDLVLASGVAELVCAAAVVAPRTRRVGALASAGLLAAVFPANVQMAVDVVGSRRASPAYKAGVLARLPLQWPLIRAALNLARSSAS from the coding sequence ATGCCCCGTCGCACCGACCTGGCGCTCGTCGTCGTTCCGTTCGCCGTCTCGGGGGTCGTCCACCTCGTCCGGCCCCAGACGTTCGAGCGGATCGTGCCGAGGTTCCTGCCGCGCCATCGTGACCTGGTGCTGGCGTCCGGCGTCGCCGAGCTGGTGTGTGCGGCGGCGGTCGTCGCGCCCCGCACCCGCCGGGTCGGCGCGCTCGCGTCCGCCGGCCTGCTCGCGGCCGTGTTCCCCGCCAACGTGCAGATGGCCGTCGACGTCGTCGGCAGCCGCCGCGCCTCGCCGGCGTACAAGGCGGGGGTCCTGGCCCGCCTGCCGTTGCAGTGGCCGCTGATCCGCGCGGCACTCAACCTCGCTCGCTCCAGCGCATCCTGA
- the ispG gene encoding flavodoxin-dependent (E)-4-hydroxy-3-methylbut-2-enyl-diphosphate synthase: MSGVDLGMPEAPPPVLAPRRPTRKIKVGSIDVGGDAPISVQSMTTTLTSDINSTLQQIAELTAAGCDIVRVACPSQDDAEALPAIARKSQIPVIADIHFQPKYVFAAIDAGCAAVRVNPGNIRKFDDQVGAIAKAAKDAGVSLRIGVNAGSLDKRLLEKYGKATPEALVESAVWEASLFEEHDFHDFKISVKHNDPVVMVRAYEMLSERGDWPLHLGVTEAGPAFQGTIKSATAFGALLSKGIGDTIRVSLSAPPVEEVKVGIQILQSLNLRPRKLEIVSCPSCGRAQVDVYTLAEQVTAGLEGMEVPLRVAVMGCVVNGPGEAREADLGVASGNGKGQIFVKGEVIKTVPESQIVETLIEEAMRIAETMEPVEGGGASVSVS; this comes from the coding sequence ATGAGCGGGGTCGACCTCGGCATGCCCGAGGCGCCGCCGCCGGTGCTGGCTCCCCGACGCCCCACGCGCAAGATCAAGGTGGGCTCGATCGACGTCGGTGGCGACGCCCCGATCTCCGTCCAGTCGATGACCACGACGCTGACCTCGGACATCAACTCCACGCTGCAGCAGATCGCCGAGCTGACCGCCGCCGGCTGTGACATCGTGCGCGTCGCGTGCCCCAGCCAGGACGACGCCGAGGCCCTGCCGGCGATCGCGCGCAAGTCGCAGATCCCGGTGATCGCCGACATCCACTTCCAGCCCAAGTACGTCTTCGCCGCGATCGACGCCGGGTGCGCCGCCGTGCGCGTCAACCCGGGCAACATCCGCAAGTTCGACGACCAGGTCGGCGCGATCGCCAAGGCGGCCAAGGACGCCGGCGTCTCGCTGCGCATCGGCGTCAACGCCGGCTCGCTCGACAAGCGCCTGCTCGAGAAGTACGGCAAGGCCACGCCCGAGGCGCTGGTCGAGTCGGCCGTCTGGGAGGCCTCGCTGTTCGAGGAGCACGACTTCCACGACTTCAAGATCTCGGTCAAGCACAACGACCCCGTCGTCATGGTCCGCGCCTACGAGATGCTCTCCGAGCGGGGCGACTGGCCACTGCACCTCGGCGTCACCGAGGCCGGGCCGGCCTTCCAGGGCACCATCAAGAGCGCCACGGCGTTCGGCGCGCTGCTCAGCAAGGGCATCGGCGACACGATCCGCGTCTCCCTCTCGGCTCCTCCGGTCGAGGAGGTCAAGGTCGGCATCCAGATCCTGCAGTCGCTGAACCTGCGTCCGCGCAAGCTCGAGATCGTCTCCTGCCCCTCCTGCGGCCGCGCCCAGGTCGACGTCTACACGCTGGCCGAGCAGGTCACGGCAGGGCTCGAGGGCATGGAGGTCCCGCTGCGCGTGGCCGTCATGGGCTGTGTCGTCAACGGCCCCGGCGAGGCGCGCGAGGCCGATCTGGGCGTCGCGTCCGGCAACGGCAAGGGACAGATCTTCGTCAAGGGCGAGGTCATCAAGACCGTGCCCGAGAGCCAGATCGTCGAGACCCTGATCGAAGAGGCGATGCGGATCGCCGAGACGATGGAGCCGGTCGAGGGCGGCGGCGCGTCGGTCTCCGTCTCCTGA
- the nusA gene encoding transcription termination factor NusA, translating into MDIDMSALRMLEREKGISFDLVVDAIETALLSAYHKTGGAQQHARVELDRKTGHVTVWARERVTPPPTEDGEPQPATFTEEFDDTPEDFGRFAASVARQLIMQRIRDVEDERKFGEFSGRVGDIVSGVIQQGRSPGDVLIDLGNIEAILPVNERVPEERYAHGERIKAYVYEVERGMRGPRVKVSRTHPNLVKLLFALESPEIADGTVEIAAIAREAGHRTKIAVKANAPGVNPKGACIGPMGQRVRSVMSELHGEKIDIVDFSENPAEFIAYALSPAQVKGVTIVDETMRSARVVVPDFQLSLAIGKEGQNARLAAKLTGWRIDIRPDTAPVADGDSSSSR; encoded by the coding sequence ATGGACATCGACATGTCCGCGCTGCGGATGCTGGAGCGCGAGAAGGGGATCAGCTTCGACCTGGTCGTCGACGCGATCGAGACCGCGCTGCTGTCCGCGTACCACAAGACCGGCGGCGCCCAGCAGCACGCGCGCGTCGAGCTGGACCGCAAGACCGGTCACGTGACCGTGTGGGCCCGTGAGCGGGTCACGCCGCCGCCCACCGAGGACGGCGAGCCGCAGCCGGCGACCTTCACCGAGGAGTTCGACGACACCCCGGAGGACTTCGGTCGCTTCGCGGCGTCCGTCGCGCGCCAGCTGATCATGCAGCGCATCCGCGACGTCGAGGACGAGCGCAAGTTCGGCGAGTTCTCCGGTCGCGTCGGCGACATCGTCTCCGGTGTGATCCAGCAGGGCCGGTCGCCCGGCGACGTGCTGATCGACCTGGGCAACATCGAGGCGATCCTGCCGGTCAACGAGCGCGTCCCCGAGGAGCGCTACGCCCACGGCGAGCGCATCAAGGCGTACGTCTACGAGGTCGAGCGCGGCATGCGCGGCCCGCGCGTGAAGGTGTCGCGCACCCACCCGAACCTGGTGAAGCTGCTGTTCGCCCTGGAGTCGCCCGAGATCGCCGACGGCACCGTCGAGATCGCCGCGATCGCGCGCGAGGCCGGCCACCGCACGAAGATCGCGGTCAAGGCCAACGCGCCGGGCGTCAACCCCAAGGGCGCCTGCATCGGCCCGATGGGCCAGCGGGTGCGCTCGGTGATGAGCGAGCTGCACGGCGAGAAGATCGACATCGTCGACTTCAGCGAGAACCCGGCGGAGTTCATCGCTTACGCGTTGTCGCCCGCCCAGGTCAAGGGCGTGACGATCGTGGACGAGACGATGCGCTCGGCACGGGTCGTCGTGCCGGACTTCCAACTTTCCCTCGCGATCGGCAAGGAGGGCCAGAACGCCCGCCTCGCAGCGAAGTTGACCGGTTGGCGGATCGACATCCGGCCCGACACCGCGCCCGTGGCCGATGGCGATTCGTCGTCCTCCCGGTAG
- a CDS encoding YlxR family protein: MVIRTCVGCRQRADKTTLVRVVADRDDTGWTVEPDPGGSRPGRGAHLHPAERCLKLALDRRAFVRALRLEGPVSTDAVAEWVRVEAARRA; the protein is encoded by the coding sequence ATGGTGATTCGTACGTGCGTCGGATGTCGGCAGCGTGCGGACAAGACCACTCTGGTGAGAGTCGTCGCCGACCGGGATGACACGGGATGGACCGTGGAGCCCGATCCCGGCGGATCTCGACCGGGCCGCGGAGCGCATCTGCACCCCGCGGAACGGTGCCTGAAGCTCGCCCTCGACAGGCGGGCGTTCGTCAGGGCGCTTCGTCTCGAAGGGCCCGTCAGCACGGACGCCGTCGCTGAATGGGTGCGAGTCGAAGCCGCCCGGAGAGCCTGA
- the rimP gene encoding ribosome maturation factor RimP, with protein MTTPIIDRISSLLEPVTASLGLDLEEVELLGKDERRRLLVAVDRDGGVGIDQVAEATRAISAVLDESDVMGEGRYTLEVASRGVDRPLVEPRHWRRNAGRLVAVELTDGERFEARIGASDDNGVDLAISGDTTRFPYDEIVKAVVQIELNRKDV; from the coding sequence ATGACGACCCCGATCATCGACCGGATATCGAGTCTCCTCGAGCCCGTGACCGCCTCGCTGGGCCTTGACCTCGAAGAGGTCGAGCTGCTGGGCAAGGACGAGCGCCGCCGTCTGCTCGTCGCCGTCGACCGCGACGGTGGCGTCGGCATCGACCAGGTCGCCGAGGCCACGCGCGCCATCTCCGCCGTCCTCGACGAGTCCGACGTGATGGGGGAGGGCCGCTACACCCTCGAGGTCGCCTCGCGCGGTGTCGACCGCCCCCTCGTCGAGCCCCGCCACTGGCGCCGCAACGCCGGCCGCCTCGTCGCGGTCGAGCTCACCGACGGCGAGCGCTTCGAGGCCCGCATCGGCGCGAGCGACGACAACGGCGTCGACCTGGCCATCTCGGGTGACACCACCCGTTTCCCGTACGACGAGATCGTCAAGGCCGTCGTCCAGATCGAGTTGAACCGGAAGGACGTCTGA
- a CDS encoding proline--tRNA ligase → MRMSQLFLRTLRDDPADAEVPSHKLLVRAGYVRRVAPGIYSWLPLGLRVLAKVEAIVREEMGAIGGQEVRFPALLPRDPYEATDRWTEYGDNLFRLKDRRGNDMLLGPTHEEMFTLLVKDLYGSYKDLPAILYQIQTKYRDEARPRAGILRGREFIMKDSYSFDVTDEGLEAAYQAHRAAYIRVFDRLGFEYAIVQADSGAMGGSASEEFLVVSENGEDTFVRSPGGYAANVEAVTTVVPDPIAFDGLPASHVEDTPDTPTIETLVAHANEAFPRDDRPWTAADTLKNVLVMLRHPDGSTEPLAIGLPGDREVDAKRLEAQVSPAEVEAFDETAFATYPDLAKGYIGPGVLGTEKATGIRYLTDPRVVDGTSWITGADQPGKHVFDLVAGRDFTSDGTIEAAEVRAGDPAPDGSGPLELARGMEMGHIFQLGRKYAERLGLQVLDENGKLVTVTMGSYGIGVSRAVAAVVEGSYDESGIVWPREVAPFDIHLVVAGKAPELFEGADAIVADLEAAGLEVLYDDRPKMSPGVKFKDAELIGVPTIVVVGKGLVDGVVEVKDRATGERRDVAVGDLVATLTAQG, encoded by the coding sequence ATGCGCATGAGCCAGCTGTTCCTCCGTACCCTGCGCGACGATCCCGCTGATGCCGAGGTGCCGAGCCACAAGCTGCTCGTCCGCGCCGGCTACGTGCGTCGCGTCGCCCCCGGCATCTACTCGTGGTTGCCGCTGGGCCTGCGCGTGCTGGCCAAGGTCGAGGCGATCGTCCGTGAGGAGATGGGCGCCATCGGCGGCCAGGAGGTGCGGTTCCCCGCCCTGCTGCCGCGCGATCCCTACGAGGCGACCGATCGCTGGACCGAGTACGGCGACAACCTCTTCCGGCTGAAGGACCGTCGCGGCAACGACATGCTGCTCGGCCCGACGCACGAGGAGATGTTCACGCTGCTGGTGAAGGACCTGTACGGCTCCTACAAGGACCTGCCCGCGATCCTCTACCAGATCCAGACGAAGTACCGCGACGAGGCGCGTCCGCGCGCGGGCATCCTGCGCGGCCGCGAGTTCATCATGAAGGACTCGTACTCCTTCGACGTGACGGACGAGGGCCTGGAGGCCGCCTACCAGGCGCACCGCGCGGCCTACATCCGCGTGTTCGACCGACTCGGGTTCGAGTACGCGATCGTCCAGGCCGACTCGGGCGCCATGGGCGGCTCGGCCAGCGAGGAGTTCCTGGTCGTCTCCGAGAACGGGGAGGACACCTTCGTGCGCTCGCCCGGCGGCTACGCGGCCAATGTCGAGGCCGTCACGACCGTCGTGCCCGACCCGATCGCCTTCGACGGGCTGCCGGCGTCGCACGTCGAGGACACCCCCGACACCCCGACGATCGAGACGCTCGTCGCCCACGCCAACGAGGCGTTCCCGCGCGACGACCGGCCGTGGACCGCGGCCGACACGCTCAAGAACGTGCTCGTGATGCTGCGCCACCCCGACGGCTCCACCGAGCCGCTGGCGATCGGCCTGCCCGGCGACCGCGAGGTCGACGCCAAGCGCCTCGAGGCGCAGGTGTCCCCGGCGGAGGTCGAGGCGTTCGACGAGACCGCCTTCGCCACGTACCCGGACCTGGCCAAGGGCTACATCGGCCCCGGCGTGCTGGGCACCGAGAAGGCCACCGGCATCCGCTACCTGACCGACCCGCGGGTCGTCGACGGGACGAGCTGGATCACCGGCGCCGACCAGCCCGGCAAGCACGTCTTCGACCTGGTCGCCGGTCGCGACTTCACCTCCGACGGCACGATCGAGGCCGCCGAGGTGCGCGCCGGTGATCCGGCGCCGGACGGCTCCGGTCCGCTGGAGCTGGCGCGCGGCATGGAGATGGGCCACATCTTCCAGCTCGGCCGCAAGTACGCCGAGCGACTCGGCCTGCAGGTGCTGGACGAGAACGGCAAGCTCGTCACGGTCACGATGGGCTCGTACGGCATCGGCGTCTCCCGCGCCGTCGCCGCCGTGGTCGAGGGCTCGTACGACGAGTCCGGCATCGTCTGGCCCCGCGAGGTCGCGCCGTTCGACATCCACCTGGTCGTGGCGGGCAAGGCTCCCGAGCTGTTCGAGGGCGCCGACGCGATCGTCGCCGACCTCGAGGCCGCCGGTCTCGAGGTGCTGTACGACGACCGCCCGAAGATGTCGCCCGGCGTGAAGTTCAAGGACGCCGAGCTGATCGGCGTCCCGACGATCGTCGTGGTGGGCAAGGGTCTGGTCGACGGTGTCGTCGAGGTCAAGGACCGCGCCACCGGCGAGCGCCGTGACGTCGCCGTGGGCGACCTGGTCGCCACGCTGACCGCGCAGGGCTGA
- the infB gene encoding translation initiation factor IF-2 — protein sequence MAVRVHELARELGVESKVVLSTLKEMGEYVKSASSTVEAPVVRRLKEEHGDRLREQGAKKSAKKAPAAKPAEAPQAKETAPAPAPAESTAAEVAAPPATPSAPAAPKPGPAPTPGPAPAAPAAEAPAPAAEAPAPAPEAPAAAPEAPAPAAAESTGARPGPAPTRTPGPRPGPASTPRPGQAGGLPTGGPRPGPRTPAARPGNNPFSSKQGMQQDRAPRPPAAREGGAGAAPARPGMPRPNPAMMPKQSSVTPARPGGRPGPGGRAGGPGGRPGGGGGAGRPGGGGGGARPGGFSGPPAGGGRPGGPGRNQRGGTQGAFGRAGGPVRRGRKSKRAKRQEFDQMQAPSIGGVRVRKGDGQVVRLARGASLTDFADKVGVDAASLVQVLFHMGEMVTATQSVNDETLQLLGEELNYDVQVVSPEDEDRELLESFSLEFGEDVGDESDLAARPPVVTVMGHVDHGKTKLLDALRKANVAAKEAGGITQSIGAYQVTTEVDGTERAITFIDTPGHEAFTAMRARGAQATDIAILVVAADDGVMPQTVEALNHAKAAGVPVVVAVNKIDKEGADPTKVRGQLTEYGLVPEEYGGDTMFIDVSAKSEIGLDALLEAIVLTADAELDLRANPDQPAEGLAIEAHLDRGRGPVATVLVQRGTLRVGDSLVAGPAFGRVRAMLDEFGANIEEATPSRPALVLGLTAVPGAGDNFMVVEDDRLARQIAEKREARERNALLAKRSGRRTLEDFMSSLEKGETDELLLILKGDGAGSVEALEDSLANIEIGDEVALRVIDRGVGAITETDVNLAAASNAVIVGYNVRPQGKATELADREGVEIKYYSVIYQAIDEIEAALKGMLKPIYEEQQLGTAEIRDIFKSSKVKGGNIAGCMVTSGSIRRNAKVRIVRDGSVVADNLDVLSLRREKDDASEVREGFECGVVVSYSDIKVGDVIEAFELVEKKRD from the coding sequence GTGGCTGTAAGAGTCCACGAGCTCGCCCGCGAGCTAGGTGTTGAGAGCAAGGTCGTCCTGTCCACCCTCAAGGAGATGGGCGAGTACGTGAAGTCCGCGTCCTCGACCGTCGAGGCGCCTGTCGTGCGCCGCCTCAAGGAGGAGCACGGCGACCGCCTGCGCGAGCAGGGCGCCAAGAAGTCCGCCAAGAAGGCCCCCGCCGCCAAGCCGGCCGAGGCCCCCCAGGCCAAGGAGACGGCGCCCGCGCCGGCTCCCGCCGAGTCCACCGCCGCCGAGGTCGCCGCACCGCCGGCCACCCCGTCGGCTCCCGCCGCGCCGAAGCCCGGCCCGGCACCCACCCCCGGTCCCGCGCCTGCGGCCCCGGCCGCCGAGGCACCCGCCCCGGCCGCCGAGGCACCCGCCCCGGCTCCCGAGGCACCGGCTGCGGCTCCCGAGGCTCCGGCCCCGGCTGCCGCCGAGTCCACCGGCGCCCGTCCGGGCCCGGCACCGACCCGTACCCCGGGCCCGCGTCCGGGTCCGGCTTCCACGCCGCGTCCGGGCCAGGCCGGTGGCCTGCCCACCGGCGGACCGCGACCCGGTCCCCGTACCCCTGCGGCGCGCCCGGGCAACAACCCGTTCTCGTCCAAGCAGGGCATGCAGCAGGACCGCGCCCCGCGTCCGCCGGCCGCACGTGAGGGTGGCGCTGGCGCCGCTCCGGCACGTCCGGGCATGCCCCGCCCGAACCCGGCCATGATGCCCAAGCAGTCGTCGGTCACCCCGGCACGTCCCGGTGGCCGTCCCGGCCCCGGCGGTCGCGCCGGTGGTCCCGGTGGTCGTCCCGGTGGCGGTGGCGGCGCAGGCCGTCCCGGCGGCGGTGGCGGCGGCGCTCGTCCCGGCGGCTTCAGTGGTCCCCCCGCGGGCGGCGGTCGTCCCGGTGGACCCGGTCGCAACCAGCGCGGCGGCACCCAGGGTGCCTTCGGTCGCGCCGGTGGCCCCGTGCGTCGTGGTCGCAAGAGCAAGCGCGCGAAGCGTCAGGAATTCGACCAGATGCAGGCGCCGTCGATCGGCGGCGTGCGCGTCCGCAAGGGCGACGGCCAGGTCGTGCGCCTGGCCCGTGGTGCCTCGCTGACGGACTTCGCCGACAAGGTCGGAGTCGACGCGGCATCGCTGGTCCAGGTCCTGTTCCACATGGGCGAGATGGTCACCGCGACCCAGTCGGTCAACGACGAGACGCTGCAGCTGCTCGGTGAGGAGCTGAACTACGACGTCCAGGTCGTCTCGCCCGAGGACGAGGACCGCGAGCTGCTCGAGTCCTTCTCGCTGGAGTTCGGCGAGGATGTCGGCGACGAGTCCGATCTCGCGGCGCGCCCGCCGGTCGTCACGGTCATGGGTCACGTCGACCACGGCAAGACGAAGCTGCTCGACGCGCTCCGCAAGGCGAACGTCGCGGCCAAGGAGGCCGGCGGCATCACGCAGTCGATCGGTGCCTACCAGGTCACCACCGAGGTCGACGGCACCGAGCGTGCGATCACCTTCATCGACACCCCCGGTCACGAGGCGTTCACCGCCATGCGTGCCCGTGGTGCCCAGGCGACCGACATCGCGATCCTCGTGGTCGCGGCCGACGACGGCGTCATGCCCCAGACGGTCGAGGCGCTCAACCACGCCAAGGCCGCCGGTGTGCCGGTCGTCGTCGCGGTCAACAAGATCGACAAGGAAGGCGCCGATCCGACCAAGGTCCGCGGCCAGCTGACCGAGTACGGTCTCGTGCCCGAGGAGTACGGCGGAGACACGATGTTCATCGACGTCTCGGCCAAGTCCGAGATCGGTCTGGACGCGCTGCTGGAGGCCATCGTGCTGACGGCGGACGCCGAGTTGGACCTGCGTGCCAACCCCGACCAGCCGGCCGAGGGCCTCGCGATCGAGGCTCACCTCGACCGCGGTCGTGGCCCCGTGGCCACGGTGCTGGTGCAGCGCGGCACGCTGCGCGTCGGCGACTCGCTCGTGGCGGGCCCGGCCTTCGGCCGTGTGCGCGCCATGCTCGACGAGTTCGGTGCCAACATCGAGGAGGCGACCCCGTCGCGTCCGGCGCTGGTGCTCGGCCTGACGGCCGTGCCCGGTGCAGGCGACAACTTCATGGTGGTCGAGGACGACCGCCTGGCCCGTCAGATCGCCGAGAAGCGTGAGGCCCGTGAGCGCAACGCTCTGCTGGCCAAGCGCTCGGGTCGCCGGACCCTCGAGGACTTCATGTCCTCGTTGGAGAAGGGCGAGACCGACGAGCTGCTGCTCATCCTCAAGGGTGACGGCGCCGGCTCGGTCGAGGCGCTCGAGGACTCGCTGGCCAACATCGAGATCGGCGACGAGGTCGCACTGCGGGTCATCGACCGCGGTGTCGGCGCGATCACCGAGACCGACGTCAACCTGGCGGCTGCGTCCAACGCGGTCATCGTCGGCTACAACGTCCGCCCGCAGGGCAAGGCGACGGAGCTGGCCGACCGCGAGGGTGTCGAGATCAAGTACTACTCGGTCATCTACCAGGCCATCGACGAGATCGAGGCGGCCCTCAAGGGCATGCTCAAGCCGATCTACGAGGAGCAGCAGCTCGGTACCGCCGAGATCCGCGACATCTTCAAGTCGTCGAAGGTCAAGGGCGGCAACATCGCGGGCTGCATGGTCACCAGCGGGTCCATCCGCCGCAATGCGAAGGTTCGCATCGTGCGCGACGGCTCGGTCGTGGCCGACAACCTCGACGTCCTGTCCCTGCGCCGTGAGAAGGACGACGCGTCCGAGGTCCGCGAGGGCTTCGAGTGCGGTGTCGTGGTCTCGTACTCCGACATCAAGGTCGGGGACGTGATCGAGGCCTTCGAGCTGGTCGAGAAGAAGCGGGACTGA
- a CDS encoding GNAT family N-acetyltransferase has product MTEVCDQSATTSSYVRPLGRADLEIVHDVLDREPLIDMFVRHRVDSTRLDRRWFGAELWGYFEDGEAISLLHVGANVVPAQATPAAVEAFGARLLSHGHKPSSLVGPAASVLPLWDLVKGEWGPARSPRPSQPFMVLKHDSDVPLDPRVKPVRLDQVDDLYPACVAMFTEEVGVHPESVGSPHGYRARVTQLVSMGWSYAIIEDGTVLFKTEVGAATDAGCQLQGVWVHPELRGTGVAAPALASVVRQVRRSIASSVTLYVNEHNTPARRAYERVGFREVETFASILL; this is encoded by the coding sequence ATGACCGAGGTCTGCGACCAGTCAGCCACGACGTCGTCCTATGTGAGGCCGTTGGGACGCGCCGACCTGGAGATCGTCCACGACGTGCTCGACCGCGAGCCGTTGATCGACATGTTCGTGCGACATCGCGTCGACTCCACCCGGCTGGACCGTCGCTGGTTCGGCGCCGAGTTGTGGGGCTACTTCGAGGACGGCGAGGCGATCTCGCTGCTGCACGTGGGCGCGAACGTCGTCCCGGCGCAGGCCACGCCCGCGGCGGTCGAGGCGTTCGGCGCGCGGTTGCTCTCCCATGGGCACAAGCCCAGCTCGCTGGTCGGTCCTGCCGCCTCGGTGCTGCCGCTGTGGGACCTGGTCAAGGGCGAGTGGGGCCCCGCGCGGTCGCCCCGGCCGTCGCAGCCGTTCATGGTGCTCAAGCACGACAGTGACGTCCCGCTGGACCCCCGGGTCAAGCCCGTGCGGCTGGACCAGGTCGACGACCTGTATCCCGCCTGCGTCGCGATGTTCACCGAGGAGGTGGGCGTCCACCCGGAGTCGGTCGGCTCACCGCACGGGTACCGCGCCCGGGTGACTCAACTGGTGTCGATGGGCTGGTCCTACGCGATCATCGAGGACGGCACGGTGCTGTTCAAGACCGAGGTCGGCGCCGCGACCGACGCCGGCTGCCAGCTGCAGGGCGTCTGGGTGCATCCGGAGCTGCGGGGGACCGGCGTCGCCGCCCCGGCGCTCGCGTCGGTCGTCCGCCAGGTGCGCCGCTCCATCGCCTCGTCGGTCACGCTCTACGTCAACGAGCACAACACGCCCGCCCGACGCGCGTACGAGCGCGTGGGCTTCCGCGAGGTCGAGACGTTCGCCTCGATCCTGCTCTGA
- a CDS encoding TolB-like translocation protein: protein MRRTVAVLSLVLALTACTSEVPTEPSGPTVLSLDESVPVLTVGEDYDVVTRVPTELDGRAASLAGWTADGTEIYVRHAHRAGRDAHDDDPYAVALVARDPRTGRTTVLSDRARRQGPVARDRIPSNALQIGPVVVRGDLIAWTESRGIGPSGDLYVRDMDAGAERRLVRSRALAPDVAPVLRDGAVYFVGVEGDDLGRVPAQTSVYRVPADGSGEPELVAPGATAVFGDLSAIASTPRHVLKVAFEDHVVDWDLTVGAEGEIDGTRLRADCGVSAGEGVTVACAGEPQELTIDTGNRRFVVTGASGRFAWLEANGRWVRFTVDDDGDQTQYVFDVIGEKLLRVPAPRNLRGLQTTSYFLAVLASWDPDPTEPVIEFVD, encoded by the coding sequence GTGAGACGAACCGTCGCCGTCCTGTCGCTGGTCCTGGCTCTGACCGCATGCACGAGCGAGGTGCCGACGGAGCCGTCGGGCCCGACCGTGCTGTCGCTCGACGAATCCGTCCCCGTGTTGACCGTGGGCGAGGACTACGACGTCGTCACCCGGGTTCCCACGGAGCTCGACGGGCGTGCTGCCTCGCTGGCCGGGTGGACCGCGGACGGCACCGAGATCTACGTGCGCCACGCGCACCGTGCCGGTCGCGACGCGCATGACGACGACCCGTACGCCGTGGCACTGGTGGCGCGTGATCCGCGGACCGGGCGGACGACGGTGCTCTCGGACCGGGCGCGGCGGCAGGGCCCGGTGGCGCGCGACCGCATCCCCAGCAACGCACTGCAGATCGGTCCGGTCGTGGTTCGCGGTGACCTCATCGCGTGGACCGAGTCACGGGGCATCGGGCCGAGCGGTGACCTCTACGTCCGCGACATGGACGCCGGCGCCGAGCGGCGCCTCGTCCGATCGAGGGCCCTGGCCCCGGACGTGGCGCCGGTCCTGCGCGACGGGGCCGTGTACTTCGTCGGGGTCGAGGGTGACGACCTGGGTCGGGTACCCGCGCAGACGTCGGTGTACCGCGTGCCGGCGGACGGCTCCGGTGAGCCCGAGCTCGTCGCGCCGGGGGCGACGGCGGTCTTCGGCGACCTGTCCGCGATCGCGAGTACGCCCCGCCATGTGCTGAAGGTGGCGTTCGAGGATCACGTCGTGGACTGGGACCTCACGGTGGGCGCCGAGGGCGAGATCGACGGCACACGACTGCGGGCCGACTGCGGCGTCTCCGCCGGCGAGGGCGTCACGGTCGCGTGTGCCGGCGAGCCCCAGGAGCTGACCATCGACACGGGCAACCGACGCTTCGTGGTCACGGGTGCATCGGGCCGGTTCGCGTGGCTGGAGGCGAACGGGCGGTGGGTGCGGTTCACGGTCGATGACGACGGCGACCAGACGCAGTACGTGTTCGACGTCATCGGCGAGAAGCTGCTGCGGGTGCCCGCGCCCCGGAACCTGAGAGGACTGCAGACCACCTCGTACTTCCTCGCGGTCCTCGCCAGCTGGGACCCCGATCCCACCGAGCCCGTGATCGAGTTCGTGGACTGA